The Gopherus flavomarginatus isolate rGopFla2 chromosome 20, rGopFla2.mat.asm, whole genome shotgun sequence region ccgcccctgcccaacACTGTTTGTCCTGGCTCAGGGACCAGCTCCCTTTCACAGTCGCTTTCCAGGGCAGAGCTTTAGGAACCAATTCAGAAGAAACACAACCCCTGGACGGCTGGCTGGAATTCACTGCCCCAGGGGGTCAGTTTCCAAAGCTACTCAGCCAGGGTTTCAAAGGGATTGGACAATTACGACCACAGATAACGGGGAAGTTGTGAAGGAAGAGTTTTCCTTTACGCACAGTGCTGCAGTCAGGCAGCTACATGACAGACCCAATGGTTCACAGGAGGCAAGACGGCTGACTGGGTCACATGGGCCGGGGGAAGAGGAGACGGGAGAGAAGTTCCTCTCCTTTATTGCTGTTCCCCGAGGGGGATTCTGGATGGAAACAAAGCTGCCAAATCCACAGAGGGTTCAAGGAGAGTGGGGCCGAGATCTCCCCTCCCACGATGGCAGTCCAGCGACAGGGAGGCACAGGGTAAGCCTGTGCACACAGAAATGGGACACAACGTGGAATGGGACTCAGTGGCTGCTGGACCTGGGCGTTCTTCCACATAAGACGGCACAACTGCTCATGACCTAGGGCACGGCGACGCAAGAGGCGGCTGCACCAGGGCAGAGTTTAAAGAAATCACTGTAACAGAGAAGGAGGTGGTCCTTGTGGGCACAGTCCGGTCAGGATCAAACCCCTGGGTGCCTTTAAAGTGCAGCGGCACTTTGCACTGGGGGGTGCCACTCTGCTTGCATTTTGTTTGGCTTTCCTATGAAATCCTCCTCTGGAGAAGTTGCTCCAAGGAGGTTGGTTCCAGAGCATTGCTGACAAAAGCGCCTGCGTCTGGCTTTTATTGCCAAGGCTGGGGTCCATGTCAGACAGCTGGACGTGTTTCGTCCACACACAGAAAGAGGCTGCGCACCTAATCCCAGAGCGCCAGGATTGCAATCGCGTCCCTGAAACCCGAGCGGGCACCAGCCCCAGTGTCATTTCTTCTCGGGGCTGCTGCTGGCGGAGGGGCGCACCACCGTGATGTGGCTGAACTTCTCGAAGATCGCCTCCACCGACAGCTTGGGCAGCCCCCTGTCCAGAGGGCACTCATCCACCAGGCTGTTCATGGGAGTGGGAGGCAATGGGGCATCGTCCTCCAGCAGGGCATCCCCATGCCTCTGGCACCTGGCAGGATCTCTCCTGCCCCTTGGCTCGTACTCCGGGGCACCCGCTTCGCCAGCCACATCTGAGTCCTCCGGGTTCTCGTCTCTTTCGCCACAACCGGCAGAAGAGTCTTTCGGCTCCGGTCTCGTCGTGCCACAGGAATCCGTGTCCGCGGGATGCACGGGGCCAGCCGTTATGCCCCGCTCCCTCAGGAAGTCTTTAAGGATCGGGAGGACTTTCTTACGCGATGCGACTGTGTTGCCTTGGTGGTAGGCACAGATGTTGGGGTACAGGCTCCCCAGAGGGGAGAGGTCCAGGCGCGGGTTGTTAGCGCGCTCCAGAATGCCACACACCTAGTGGGGACAGAAACACGAGGGGTGAGGAGCCGGCTGGGAACCAAAGACCTTCCCAAAGGCTGAACCTGCTGTCACAACACAGCCGGGACAGGATCATGACACGCATAGTGACAGCAAAAAGCCAGAGCTGAGGCTCACCCTCAGTCTGTTCTGGGCTGAGCCCCCACAGTTCCCCTCCTACATTTCTGCCGTTTGGGACACTAGCCATGTAATTCAGATACACTCAGGGCCAGATCCCCCACTGGTGTAATGTGGCACAGCTCCATAGATTTACACCATTTGAGGAGAGATGGAATTATAGAGCTTGCCTCACACTGATTGGATCCTGGGCGGGAGCCCCATTCTGCTGCACCACGTCTGCAAAGCCAGGTGTGACCCCGGGGTGTGAGcagagctcagagctggggtcacTGCACTCAGTGCTCCCAGACGGGCCCTTCTGATCTCAGGGCTGCTCTCCCCACAAGCTCGGATACAGCTCCCAGGGTGCTCAGTCTGCTGGAcagcaggccagatcctcagctggtgtcagtcggCACATCCCAAGAGAGCgacgctgatttacaccagccggggatctggcccacagactCCAACAGCGCTGTggcggatttacaccagctggggatctggcccacagactCCAAAGCAACTACACTTCTTAGCGTAGCTGAGCGTCAGAGTCCAAGTCTCCTGTGCCTTGGCAGCTGGACAAACGAGAGAAAACGCACGCGCCCTCCACAGCCCAGGGAAGGGTTTCACGCTTGCCCAAACAACACGGTCGCTGTGGAGTTAAGTGAGAGGCACCATAAGCTTAGCGTTAAGGAACAAGTGCAGTCAGTGGACACTAACTGGGAGGGTAGATGTGTGTGTGTCGAGGGGGACAACAGGCTGGGTTCGAATGATCGACATTCAGCTTGTATCTGCCTAGTCCAGCCTCTGTATTCAGCCTCCGGAGGCAAAGCACCGGGTGCAGGAGACTCCAAGGGTGCACATCGGGGCAGGATCACACGGAGGGCATATCCCTTTGGAGCAGAGCAGGTTGCAGGGAAGGAAAAAGGAGTCTCTTACCTCCCATCTCTAAGGCTGCCGTCTCCCGCTTGGTCCCCTCAGCTGCCGTGATCTCTGACCCACCCGGGCGATTAGCCCGTGATCCCTCCCACAGCTTTAAACCTTTGACCACAGTTAATGAGTGACGAATGATGGCGGGGatcggagggaggggaggggagccgttgctgcacagctggggatggggggagtaaACACGGCCTCCCCCCTCACTCGTGTGGTAGGTTCTCGCTGGGCTCTGGGAAGCACTGAAGCAAACTCTGCAGGCACGTGGGCTGCTGCGTTGGGGGCGGCCTTGGAGCCGAAGGGTGAATGCCGACACTGGCACAGCTCAGCAGCTACCCCGCCGGCTACGGGAGCAACCGTGGCATGAACAAGCTCTgatgggcaggggatgggggggctgcagtgctgagccctgggggagggggattcgCAGGGACCTAGAAACACCCACCgaggtggcggggggaggggaacaggcctCTCAAGCGGTTCTGCTTCCACTTGGGTGGAGAGTGACTTGGCTGGGAGCTTGGCACATCAGGCGGGCGAGCAGGTTTCAAGGCGGACGGTGCTTGGAACCTGACAGCTGTGGAAGGCGCAGGAACAGCTCGTGCAcctgggccctgattcagcaaagcgctTGGGCGGGTGTTTCATAAGGCACTGACTCCCACAGGACTCCAGCGCTCTGCTGAGCCGGGGGCCGAGGCCGCAGGAGGGTGGGGGCTGGCGTAATCAAGGGAAGAACCTCTGGGAAAGCAGCGTGTGAGATTTCTGTAGCACCTGTCGCTGTCAGAGCTAAAGCTGTCTTGCATCTGGACGCCACTCAGAAGCATCTCAACTGGGCAGGCACTGAACAGAACACCAATGCTTTTTTGGCGGGGTAAAGAGTGTGCTGGTCCTTTAAGGAAGGCTACAGCCCAGCATACTGATATGGGAGACTAGGGCTGAGCTGGGAATTCACAAGTCCAGGAGCACCCAGAGAGTCTGATACCCAGCGCGGGCTCTTCCTACAGGCAGCTCCCTTGTGTTTTACATTGGACAAACAAAACCCTCAGATCCCAAGCTTTGGCTTCCTAACCCCCTCACGCTCTGCCCCATTTGCAGCAGGAGCAAATTGGTTTCTGCTCTGGGCTCTTCGCAGAAGCAACTAGCCAAAGTCCCGTTCCTCCCCGAGCTCCATTTCTAGGAGACTCCCAAGGTGGGGGCGGCAAGGAGGGgcagctttgggggcagggattatCGGGGTCAAGTGACGGCCAGACTAGAGCAATGGGCCACTATGAGAACAAGTCAGGTAAGTGCTCTGCTGGGTCAGAACCTAAGTCATacatgtctagaaaacatgatctatgacaaagactgaaaaaattgggtttgtctagtctggagaagagaagactgagcaggGCCAAGATAGCagtttccaagtacataaaagtttgccacaaggaggagggagaaatattgttctcgttaacctctgaggacgggacaagaagcaatgggcttaaattgcagcaagggcagtttaggttggacattaggaaaaacttcctaactgtcagggtggttaagcgctggaataaattgcctagggaggttgtggaatctccattactggggatttttaagagcaggttggacaaacccctgccaggtatggtctagataatactcagtcctgccacgagtgcaggggactggactagatgacctctcgaggtcccttccagtcctacgattctacgTGACTATGTGATTCTAAGTTAAGCACCTGTTTAAATGCAGTTCAGGATCAGGGAGCAAACAGGGGATTTAGCGCTTGCAGGCAGGAATCACAGTGTCCTCAGTTTGTTATAGACATGGGCTGCTGAGACTGGTCACTGAGGGAGGGTGCCCGGCTCTGGAATATCCCTTGAGAATCTGAGGGCAGAGCCCAGGCAGGAGGCGGCATGCCCCAACTATGCTCACCGCTGTCCGCACCGCCGGGTGCTGGCTGTACACCGCGAGCTGCCGGAATGGCTCGTTCCGCTTGTTGAAGGATATCGTCATGGCTACCAACCCGCCGTAGCCGTGCTGCTGGCAGAAGGCACACAGGTCCTGCTGCAAGCCAGGCCGCTGCAGGAAGGCCTAGGCAAGGACAGCGATCGGCGTCAGAGTCCGGAAGGCACAGGCACGCGACGGGACAGGACGGCAGGCAATGCCGCCAGCTCCTCCCCATCATACTACCCTGTCCTCCTCCTcgcccccagcaccacccactTGCCTCATTCACCTGCTCTGCCTGAATTGTTCAGATCGCAGGCTCCTTGGAGAAGGGATGCTTATTTGGcagcagtggggtctagtggatagggcaaCAGACTGGGATGcacaagacctgggttctattcccagctccgccactagcctgctgggtgaccttgggcaagttcccTCGCTGTGACTCAGTTCCTCACCTGTATTATGGGGATAACAGCATTGCTGTGCTTCAGAGGCAGGTTGTgaggggaggtgctcagatactacacagACAAGTACCACAGAGAGATAGAAAACCCTCCACTGCCCTGCAAGGTAGATGGGCAGCATTATCCCCACTTCacgggcagagctagggagagaactcaggagctCCCAATCCTGGGATCAGCTTCTTCCCACTTGCACAGGGTAACATATAAATGGCAAAGTGCACAGACACCCAGCGGGCAAAAACTGCTTTCACTCCTGggctctattctcagctctgccaccgaCTCCCTCTGTGGTccggggcaagtcacttcacttccccGTGCCTCGGTATCCCCACGTTGTATTGATCCTTACCTCCAGTGTCACGTACACAGCACTGATGGCAAGAACGAGCCCATCGCTCGACAGCACCTTAAGGTCCTTTCGCAGCATCTGGTCTGTAGTGAGCCCTGGAAAAATGAGAGGGGCAAGCGTGAGTGAAGAGGGACATTCGTTCCCACCGGGAGCTCGGATCACTTCCAGGGAGCTTTGTGTTTGAGTCTTTTGGAACATCAAGACAGCGCTCGCAAACACAACCCTCTGACCACACTGCTAGGTGGATTCTTGAACTGTTTTCAGATTAATTCAGATACTCATCTGATTTAGTGCCTCCAACTATCTAaactccatccagcccctgccctccccatgCATCCCATTTGATCCCCCATCAATCCATGAAAAGCCGGTACCTGACACATCGAACTTGGCTGTCTGCAGAGCTTCAAACAGGACGCTCCTTTCTGGGAGGTCTGGGAACTTGGATTCCAACAAGGCAACGTACTGAGTGTCTTTGGGAGTcactttcccagcttctggagtcatatTGACACAATCCAGAATTATTGTACCTTTAAAGTAAAGGAAGCAGCAGTTGACACAGAAACACAGTGTGCTGTGAGCCAAGCCGCAAGAAAACAGAGACCATACACAGTTGTCCTGGTCTTAGACATGAGCTGGGGAGTTAGAGCCTCTGGGTCTAGACAGGTGCTTTGAAATATCTCCCCTAGGCAAAGCCATGACGCAGTAAACTGGCCTTGCAAGAGTCCAGGATTTGCTGCTTCCTGGGTTGGTGCAGATGCAGCCCTGCTGAGCATGCTGCTGCTTAGGGGCCGGTTTTACAGCCAGCAGGATACAACCTGGGGCACGGGCCTGATATTTGCGGCTGTGGGTCTCCACCCAGAACGCTACACCCATCCGTGAACATCaaagcctgctggcactgctctcaCCATGCAGCAGGGCGGCCGTCTGTCTGTCCAACAGCTCCGCTGGGCCCTGCACGATCCTCTCCGCCACCAGTGTGGCGCAGGAGCCCACCAGCTCCGCGGTGACTCTGCACCGAGGTTCCCTCTCCAGGGGCCGATGGTCGATCACCTCAATCACGGCCTCCTCCAGGGCTGCATCTCCACTGGGCGGGCGAGACGGGAAAGTGAGCGGTGCCGCCCGTGAGAGAGCCCCTCTCTGGAGAGACGGACGCAGGCCAGGAAAGGCCCTGATTTCGTCCCCAGGCATTTCTCTCTGcaatttctctccccacccccgccccaaaaCGAGGGACTTAGGGTCATTAGAGTCACCCCAGGGATGGATCCTGTCCTTTTGGCATCACCGTCCACCCCAGAGCATCCAAGCGCATTATGGCGCACCCTGGTGGGCGTTATTGTGTATTTATAGCATCACCCTGGGGATGGACCGAAAATTTCTCCTCTCTCAGGTTCTTTTCCTGCTCCCTGAACCAAAAAAGGCCTATGCAGGGGGCTTATTTCCTCTACACTGAAAATATACTGATGTACACATGCAAAGGAGCTGGGCTGAAGGTGGTGCTGCAGCGAGGGGAGAGGGGCTTCAGGCCCTAAACAGAGAAAGGATGGTATGgcaccggggggtgggggtggggggtgaggttaGGGTAGCCGTGCAGAGGGGGAGACAATACACAGAGCGTAggcaggggtgagggtggtggcaAGGCGGGCACAGGAGAGGATGGCAGACACAGATGTAGAAGATGAAGGGGGAATGCCATCACGTTCGAGTTCCCAGCGATGCAGGGGAATGCTGTGCAAACTTGCCTGCTCATATCAGGTTTGCTCATCCCCATTAGCAAAACCCTCCCAGAGCACCCAGGGATGCAGAGCAGCTGTGGGGAAGCCGCAGCTCCTGTCTACAGGCCCCTTCCAACCACGAGAACTCTCTCGGTTCCTCTCAAGGAAGCTGAAGGGCTCTTGAACTTGTCTGGACGTCAGATCCACTCTGGTGGGTAACAGCCCACCCTGCCCAAGCTCTCTGTGCCTTGTCCCATGCTGACCTCCGTGTGCAGAGAGCTGTCCCTGGGAAAGACCCGTCTCTTTCCCAGTGCCCATGAAACGTGAGCCAACAGCAAGATTAGGAATATTTTAAAGCGAGTCACTCGCTCCTCTAGGGGTTCCCACTAGCCCTTGTGTACCGGTCTTGCATAATTCAGCAAAGATGCCATCCACTCCGTGGATAAGACAGTCCCTCTGTTTATAATGCTAAGCAATTTCATCTACTTTGATTGCAAGCTCACTGGGGCAGAGGCCGTCcttctgttctgtgtctgtacagtggaTAACACAACAGGGTCCTGGGCCAGGAttctatcacaatacaaataataacatctTCATTCGTCTACCATTTACTCCCCACTCCATCCTGTCTGGAGCCCTCACCGGGGATTTAATGATAACACTGAGCTGCCGTATCGTGCGTTCCATccttagatctcaaagcactttaaagagGTGGCTCAGTGTccttagcctcattttacagatggggacactgaggcacagagagaagtgacttgcccaaggtcaccgagTAGGTCGGTGCCAGAGCTAGGATTTGACACCCGCCCCACACATCCTCTGTCTCCTAAATCCCCTGCACTGTCTCTCCACTTGCCTTGGCAGGATGTGGTGGTCGACCAGTGTCAAGGAGAGGGAGCCAGCCCGGTGCAGCGCATGGAGGTCGATCTCATCCCGGAAGATCAGGCAGGTGTCAGGGATCTGCTGCTCCTGCAGGAGGAAGGCGCTCTCTGTGCGCAGGGGGAACTCCGAGCGGGGAATGTTCAGCACAGGGACAAATACCGCCTTGGACTCCAGAGAGGTCTGCAGGAGAACGCAGAGAACCACAGGAACAGTTAGCAGCAGGCCTTGGCTACGGAGAGCATGGCCCAGGGTGGGTCCAGGCATCACACAGCAGCTCTAGCGTGCATTGGTCTCAGTGCTATGTGGTCAGCAGCTCAATTTCCCCACATTCCCCCTTGCACAGAGagatccccttcccttcccatccCTGTTAAATCCACCTCAACCAAAGCAGAGCTCCAAAGCAGAGCAGgcccacccagaggattcaggggcctggggacTTTGGCGGtggggtcccggggcggaaggaccctccgccgtgggtcttcggggcacttcagtggcgggtcccggagtggaaggaacccccctcccccccgccgccgaagacccggagcagaagaagctagtggcccgggccccacgagagttttctgggacccccggagtgagtgaaggactccactccaggggccccgaaaaactcctgtggggcccctgtggggcctggggcaaattgccccacttgcccccacccggGCAGCCCTGAAGCAGAGCCAAGCCTCAGGGCAACACTCACCTTTGCCAAGTAATAAGCCAGGGCAAGCGCCGACACCATGGAGTCCAGATCGCAGGCTTCATTCCCCAGCACCACGTGGACTTCCTGCCTGTGCTGGACATGTTCCTGCCAAGAGACAGGAGGCTTTGAATCCCAGCAGAACAGGCCCATTGCCGCTGGCATGGGAAAAAGACCCACTCCCACGTGctgggctgctaacagggagtctagcaagggagttctccaggtgaaggaggagcaaatataGGACCCTTGGGGTGACTGGCTGTAGTATGTGTTTGGGGGTTGCTTGCTGTGCGCTAAgcttgtgtttgtctgtctgtttgttgTTTGAAGGACCTTGTGCTGTGGCTTGCAGCTGAAAGATAGAAGCCTCCCTTAACTGGCTGAGCCTTAGTCAGTGGGCGGAGCTATCaagaaggccagggctttataaagcagtgagcaagcgaccagggctgctaacagggagtttcgcaagggagtttggaaggggacaAGGTTCATTTGCCATTCTTTAAAACCCGTaaactaaactacattcaaaacttcttgatttaaacaatacCCTTTCGTTAACTAGGTAgtgcaggagacaatgcaggcacaagcccagcagcagagtgggggctacccagtttattgcgccgagtgcagcatgtatgattacctgccctgtgggcgggtggtgtatgtgtgcattcggtgcaaggagctcctggccctcagagagcacatacggactttggaggccaggataacggaactggaggagctaaaagacgcagagaggtatgttgatgaggctttccgggatgctgtagaattgtcccacctccagtcagacagcccctgcactgttgaggaggatgaaaggcccagggaagcagagcagtcaacgggagctgagggaaaccttcccatagttgggaccctcctttcagatggtgttggggtatcctctcgcactgaggttacctctccgggggagggaactccagtcactaggaaaaggcaggtgttagtaatgggagattcaatcatgAGAAACCTAGATAGCtcggtttgtgatgaccgggagaaccgtatggtgacttgcctgcctggtgcgaaggttgcggatctctcgagatatctagatagacttatgtgtagtgctggtgGTCATGGTTCACATAGGTactaatgacatagggaagggtaggagagacgtcctggagaccaaatttaggctgccagggaagagactgaaataaaggacctctatggtggcattctcagaaatgctcccagttccatgcgcagggccaggtaggcagggagcgcttcagagtctcaatgagtggatgagacaatggtgtagaaaggaggggtttagattcattaggaattgggaaaacttttgggatg contains the following coding sequences:
- the PRUNE1 gene encoding exopolyphosphatase PRUNE1 — encoded protein: MERFVRSRRAALQEHVQHRQEVHVVLGNEACDLDSMVSALALAYYLAKTSLESKAVFVPVLNIPRSEFPLRTESAFLLQEQQIPDTCLIFRDEIDLHALHRAGSLSLTLVDHHILPSGDAALEEAVIEVIDHRPLEREPRCRVTAELVGSCATLVAERIVQGPAELLDRQTAALLHGTIILDCVNMTPEAGKVTPKDTQYVALLESKFPDLPERSVLFEALQTAKFDVSGLTTDQMLRKDLKVLSSDGLVLAISAVYVTLEAFLQRPGLQQDLCAFCQQHGYGGLVAMTISFNKRNEPFRQLAVYSQHPAVRTAVCGILERANNPRLDLSPLGSLYPNICAYHQGNTVASRKKVLPILKDFLRERGITAGPVHPADTDSCGTTRPEPKDSSAGCGERDENPEDSDVAGEAGAPEYEPRGRRDPARCQRHGDALLEDDAPLPPTPMNSLVDECPLDRGLPKLSVEAIFEKFSHITVVRPSASSSPEKK